Proteins encoded in a region of the Amyelois transitella isolate CPQ chromosome 9, ilAmyTran1.1, whole genome shotgun sequence genome:
- the LOC106130324 gene encoding membrane alanyl aminopeptidase → MFVPVFLFILLGSAFAIPDDLRSNFEFMDRSTNIDDPKYRLKDSVQPTDVYVDLDVYLEEARFNGLVQHTVQVQEENLTQIVLHQNVVTIEAVTVLNANNQPVALRFPNPYTTDSYYEILEINFENALPVGQYDIIIRYRGQINLNPIDRGFYRGYYYVGNELRIYATTQFQPYHARKAFPCFDEPQFKSRFVISITRDANLSPSYSNMAINVTETLPGTPARTRETFLPTPIISAYLIAFHVSDFVETNTTSTATKPFGIISRQGDILNQHEYAAEIGLKITNELDDYFGIDYYDMGQGQPMKNDHIALPDFPSGAMENWGMVNYREAYLLYDPNNTNINSKITIATIMAHELAHKWFGNLVTCFWWSNLWLNESFASFFEYFGAHFAEPELELDEQFVVDYVHSALSADASPSATPMNHSEVANNPSITNHFSTTSYAKGASVLKMLEHFVGFRTFRNALRYYLRDNAYELGTPEAMYAAFQRATGEDLDFQRRYPGVDIGEVFDSWVQNRGSPVLNVNFNMDTGIITVTQQRYQLSGTIPTQLWHIPITWTQQGSADFSNTRPSLILSTASTTITANSGHNWVIFNIAQSGLYRVNYDDHNWEMIASFLRNNNNRETVHKLNRAQIVNDVLFFLRSGHITTERAFDVLSFLEYETDYYVWASAITQLEWIRRRLEHLPSAHEQFSLWILSLLNNVVNDLGFDGCPTCSTSSNLNRIQILNLACNLGHEGCISDSLEKWNRFKNDDVAVDVNLRRHVYCVGLRHGNSSDYEFLFSRYNSSENTADMVVILRALACTRDESSFQDYLYQSMHNDKIRIHDKTNAFSFALQGNRENLNAVLQFLYNNYNEIRTTYGGPARLTIAINSVAAFLTDFADIQTFQNWAYAQQVALGTSFQNAVSVVDTALSNLQWGSSSAREILEEVLARSSSVGITSSIVLILAASFAHLLR, encoded by the exons atgttcgttcccgtatttttatttattcttctgGGATCAGCTTTTGCTATCCCAGATGATCTGAgatccaattttgaatttatggaCCGTAGCACTAATATAGATGACCCAAAATACCGCCTAAAAGACAGTGTGCAGCCTACAGATGTGTACGTAGATCTTGATGTGTATTTAGAAGAAGCCAGATTCAATGGTTTGGTTCAACATACAGTACAG GTTCAAGAAGAAAATCTCACGCAAATCGTCCTCCACCAGAATGTGGTAACGATTGAAGCGGTAACAGTTCTCAATGCGAACAACCAGCCCGTGGCTCTTAGGTTCCCTAACCCTTACACCACTGACAGCTACTATGAGATCCTTGAGATCAACTTCGAAAATGCTTTGCCGGTGGGACAATATGATATTATCATTAGATACAGGGGACAAATCAATTTGAACCCAATCGATAGAGGTTTCTACAGAGGATATTATTACGTTGGAAATGAATTAAG gatATACGCCACAACTCAATTCCAGCCCTACCATGCAAGGAAAGCATTCCCATGTTTCGACGAGCCCCAATTTAAATCTCGTTTCGTAATCTCGATCACTCGTGATGCCAATTTGAGTCCATCGTACTCCAACATGGCTATCAATGTAACTGAAACCTTAcc TGGAACTCCAGCCCGTACTCGTGAAACTTTCTTACCAACGCCTATCATCTCTGCTTACCTTATCGCCTTCCACGTCAGTGATTTTGTTGAAACCAACACCACCAGCACTGCCACAAAACCTTTTGGAATCATCTCCCGTCAAGGTGATATCTTAAACCAGCACGAATACGCTGCTGAAATTGGTCTGAAAATAACTAATGAATTAGATGACTACTTTGGTATTGACTATTATGATATGGGTCAAGGACAACCCATGAAGAATGACCACATCGCGTTACCTGATTTCCCGTCTGGTGCTATGGAAAACTGGGGAATGGTTAACTACAG agaAGCTTACCTGCTGTACGATCCCAACAACACCAACATAAACAGCAAGATCACCATTGCTACCATCATGGCCCACGAACTTGCTCACAAATGGTTTGGCAACCTCGTCACCTGCTTTTGGTGGAGTAACCTTTGGCTGAATGAATCTTTCGCGAGCTTCTTCGAATACTTTGGGGCCCACTTT GCTGAACCAGAATTGGAACTGGACGAACAATTCGTCGTAGACTATGTACATAGTGCATTGTCAGCTGATGCGTCACCCAGTGCCACACCCATGAACCATAGCGAAGTTGCTAATAACCCCTCGATCACTAACCATTTCAGTACCACTAGCTACGCTAAGGGTGCTTCTGTTCTTAAGATGTTGGAACATTTCGTCGGATTCCGCACTTTCAGAAATGCACTGAGATATTATCTAAGAGACAA CGCATATGAACTCGGAACGCCCGAAGCCATGTATGCTGCATTCCAAAGAGCGACTGGAGAAGACTTGGACTTCCAAAGACGATACCCTGGTGTGGATATTGGAGAAGTTTTTGATAGCTGGGTCCAAAACCGAGGATCACCGGTGTTGAATGTTAACTTCAATATGGACACGGGAATAATAACTGTGACTCAA CAACGCTATCAGCTATCTGGCACCATTCCAACCCAGCTTTGGCACATCCCCATCACCTGGACTCAGCAAGGATCAGCTGACTTCTCCAACACCAGGCCTAGCCTGATCCTCTCGACAGCATCAACCACAATAACTGCCAACTCTGGTCATAACTGGGttatcttcaatattgctcaGTCAG GTCTTTATCGCGTCAACTATGATGACCACAATTGGGAGATGATCGCTTCATTCCTTcgcaacaacaacaacagagAGACTGTCCACAAGCTGAATCGTGCTCAG ATCGTCAATGACGTCCTCTTCTTCCTTCGTTCTGGACATATCACCACAGAACGTGCCTTCGATGTCCTCTCGTTCTTAGAGTATGAAACAGATTACTATGTTTGGGCATCCGCCATTACTCAACTGGAGTGGATCAGGAGGCGATTGGAACATCTGCCTAGTGCTCATGAACAATTCTCT TTGTGGATTCTTAGCCTTCTGAACAACGTAGTCAATGATCTTGGTTTTGATGGTTGCCCCACGTGTTCCACCTCCAGCAATCTGAACCGCATCCAGATCCTCAACCTGGCCTGCAACCTCGGCCATGAGGGCTGCATCAGCGATAGCTTGGAGAAGTGGAACAGATTCAAGAACGATGATGTTGc TGTCGATGTGAATCTCCGTCGTCACGTTTACTGCGTCGGTCTTCGCCACGGCAACAGCAGTGACTACGAGTTCCTTTTCTCCAGATACAATTCCTCGGAGAACACCGCAGATATGGTTGTCATACTCCGTGCCTTGGCGTGTACTAGAGACGAAAGCTCATTCCAGGA TTACCTCTACCAGTCGATGCACAATGACAAAATAAGAATTCACGACAAAACGAACGCATTCAGTTTCGCCCTACAAGGAAACCGTGAGAATTTGAATGCAGTCCTGCAATTTTTGTACAACAATTACAATGAAATCAGGACaac aTATGGCGGACCAGCGCGTCTGACCATAGCAATCAACTCCGTGGCTGcctttttaaccgactttgcTGATATTCAAact TTCCAAAACTGGGCGTATGCGCAACAAGTGGCACTTGGGACTTCATTCCAAAACGCCGTATCTGTTGTCGACACTGCTTTGAGCAACCTCCAATGGGGAAGTAGCTCTGCGAGAGAAATATTAGAAGAAGTACTAGCTAGATCATCTTCTGTAGGGATTACTTCATCTATTGTTTTGATACTGGCAGCTTCTTTCGCTCATTTGTTGcgttaa
- the LOC106130334 gene encoding membrane alanyl aminopeptidase has product MSKTTLFSLVLFLAFARGDFHQFAWGQPYWVFDIPEMPEVITRGGEQAYRLPKTVVPIIYDIYIHLFFDENEDSPFTYDGWESIIIQATAPNVTHIILHSNVDFIKRLNLYNEQGSPVRLNPILPFQTEPSYHFLIINLLSPLIVGVNYTLHIGYSGSINEGPMKKGIWRGWYIDDEGNERIYVTTHFQPYMTRQAFPCWDEPEFKAAFRLHLSAPRSYRGTFSNTGVEYFNFIGTDRIIEHFRLTPKMSPYLVTFLVSETFQVIAENSSFTPPIRIIGRSNIAGLGDHALDLVVKMTTFYDEYFQMPYSTLHENLTNDHVISPDWESAGTENWGMVSYRELFMIIDPRETIMSTEQYSATLASHELAHIWFGNLVTCQWWNNTWMNEGFASYFGYIGANEMFPEYRLDEQFNSRYLKNTLDFDSRTWSSPLNHAVYTPEQVTNNFGTISYSKGAVFVRMTADIITQETFRKACRYFLERNKFKPADQYDLLNAFSDAITEDNSLSIYQHFNFTEYYRVWVNEPGYPILNVNVNHVTGEMALHQQRFFISANTKTTGRIYPIPITYSTARSADFENIRPIYMMSSERAVLNKTAGEEWVIFNHLQHGLYRVNYDDRTWDLIAEALRDTPIHHLNRAQIVEDVFALMRSGRMTHSKGFYILQFLQAEINYHVWYVAINGYSWLRERLGHLPESLAEFDSYILGYMQNVIEAVDFEPSTNEEPTVSLTRQEVLQFACALGHKACVEDSISRFLAMRNGTWIDPRIRKNVYMTGIRHGSTEDFDFLMNRLLNSNYANDQSEMLRGLASTTSPQLLLRYLNFTLTRDVRSHDKFNAFGYALVGDQESALTVLEFVKNNIDAIRVEYIEDAPLKPVHKALEYLAEHLNEKGLNDYENWLRTTQSKSLQYGSALSSIAMARGNLAWGTANAEDILTAARGGAVTVATSITLLIVMAFISTVV; this is encoded by the exons ATGTCCAAGACAACATTATTTAGTTTGGTGCTATTCCTGGCTTTTGCCAGAGGTGATTTTCACCAATTCGCTTGGGGCCAACCCTATTGGGTGTTTGATATACCAGAAATGCCCGAAGTAATTACAAGGGGCGGTGAACAAGCATACAGACTGCCAAAAACTGTTGTACCTATTATATATGACATATATATTCATCTGTTTTTTGATGAAAACGAGGATAGCCCGTTCACATATGACGGATGGGAGTCAATTATTATACAA gCAACCGCCCCGAATGTTACCCATATAATACTACATTCAAACGTAGACTTTATCAAACGGTTAAATCTATACAACGAACAAGGTTCACCGGTCCGCCTTAATCCTATACTCCCATTCCAAACGGAACCTTCATACCATTTCTTAATAATCAACCTATTATCACCTCTTATAGTTGGTGTTAATTACACATTACATATAGGTTACTCTGGTTCTATAAACGAAGGaccaatgaaaaaaggtaTATGGAGAGGATGGTACATTGATGATGAGGGCAACGAAAG AATATACGTCACAACTCATTTCCAACCCTACATGACAAGACAAGCTTTCCCATGCTGGGATGAACCTGAATTCAAGGCCGCCTTCAGACTCCATCTTTCGGCACCAAGATCATATCGTGGAACTTTCTCCAACACTGGAGTTGAATATTTCAACTT CATCGGAACTGATCGAATCATAGAGCATTTCCGTCTCACGCCGAAGATGTCTCCGTACCTTGTCACTTTCTTGGTAAGCGAGACATTTCAAGTGATCGCGGAGAATTCATCCTTCACTCCTCCAATCAGGATCATCGGAAGATCCAATATAGCCGGTCTGGGCGATCATGCTTTAGACCTGGTTGTAAAGATGACCACGTTTTACGATGAATACTTCCAAATGCCATACTCGACGTTACATGAAAATCTGACGAATGACCACGTTATATCACCTGATTGGGAATCCGCCGGTACTGAAAACTGGGGCATGGTCAGTTATAG agAATTGTTCATGATAATAGATCCACGGGAGACCATCATGTCCACAGAACAATACTCAGCCACGCTCGCATCCCACGAACTTGCCCACATCTGGTTTGGCAACCTTGTCACTTGCCAATGGTGGAACAACACCTGGATGAATGAGGGCTTCGCCAGTTACTTCGGGTATATTGGTGCTAATGAA ATGTTCCCAGAGTACCGTCTAGACGAACAGTTCAACTCTCGGTACCTCAAAAACACTCTGGATTTCGATTCCCGTACTTGGAGTTCCCCATTGAACCACGCCGTCTACACCCCAGAGCAGGTGACCAACAATTTTGGCACCATCAGTTACTCTAAAGGTGCTGTTTTTGTTAGAATGACCGCTGACATCATCACACAGGAGACCTTCAGGAAAGCCTGCCGGTACTTCTTGGAGAGAAA caaaTTTAAGCCCGCCGATCAATACGACTTGTTAAATGCTTTCTCTGATGCCATCACTGAGGATAATAGCTTAAGTATATATCAGCACTTCAACTTTACCGAATACTATCGCGTTTGGGTCAATGAACCTGGATATCCTATACTCAACGTTAACGTCAATCATGTTACTGGTGAAATGGCTTTACATCAG CAACGCTTTTTCATCAGTGCCAATACTAAAACCACAGGTCGCATTTACCCCATACCTATCACCTATTCTACCGCAAGAAGTGCTGATTTTGAGAATATAAGACCAATTTACATGATGTCATCAGAGAGGGCAGTTTTAAACAAGACCGCTGGCGAAGAATGGGTCATTTTCAACCATCTTCAGCACG GACTCTACAGAGTTAACTATGACGACAGAACTTGGGATTTGATCGCGGAAGCTTTACGGGACACACCAATTCACCACTTAAATCGAGCTCAA ATAGTTGAAGATGTTTTTGCCCTTATGCGGTCTGGCAGAATGACCCATAGCAAAGGATTTTACATCCTGCAATTCCTTCAAGCGGAAATCAACTATCACGTTTGGTATGTGGCAATTAACGGGTACTCATGGCTAAGGGAAAGACTTGGACACTTGCCAGAGAGCCTAGCTGAATTCGAT TCCTATATACTCGGCTACATGCAAAACGTCATTGAAGCTGTAGATTTTGAACCAAGCACTAATGAAGAACCTACCGTAAGCCTCACGAGACAAGAAGTCTTGCAGTTTGCATGTGCCCTTGGACATAAGGCGTGTGTTGAGGACTCCATATCAAGATTTCTTGCAATGAGAAATGGCACATG GATAGACCCCAGAATCCGTAAGAATGTCTACATGACGGGTATTCGTCACGGGAGCACTGAAGACTTCGATTTCCTCATGAACAGACTGCTAAATTCTAACTACGCGAATGATCAATCCGAAATGCTAAGAGGGTTAGCATCTACCACATCTCCGCAACTTTTGTTGAG ATATCTGAATTTTACACTGACTCGAGATGTAAGATCTCACGATAAATTCAACGCTTTCGGTTACGCTCTAGTTGGCGACCAAGAGAGCGCATTGACTGTGTTAGAGTTTGtcaaaaacaatattgatGCTATAAGAGTCGA ataCATTGAAGATGCCCCACTAAAACCTGTGCATAAAGCATTAGAATACCTTGCAGAACACTTAAACGAGAAAGGTTTAAAtgat TACGAGAACTGGCTCCGAACAACGCAGTCCAAATCTCTCCAATACGGTTCAGCTTTATCATCTATAGCCATGGCAAGAGGCAACTTAGCTTGGGGAACTGCCAACGCTGAAGACATTTTAACAGCGGCTCGCGGCGGCGCTGTAACAGTTGCAACATCAATCACTTTGTTGATTGTTATGGCTTTTATATCAACTGTCGTGTGA